Part of the Primulina huaijiensis isolate GDHJ02 chromosome 15, ASM1229523v2, whole genome shotgun sequence genome is shown below.
atcccaaattttaaacataaactttttataCCTAAATTACCCTCGTGAATCATGATTCGAtccccgtggaccatggttcaACCCTTTAGCCTTTTAAACCCAATAACCGAACCCTAGCTTACCCTTCGAGCCACTTCACATTTTCTTCGAAACACcctcgagccacctcgagcaaGCCCCTGACCAgaccacctagggaccctatgGACAAGACCTGACCCACTTAACCAGCCCCTATCCTGTTGCACTCCCTGCTCGAACTGAGACAAGCCACGTGATATCCTCACTTGCGAGCTAGGACTCCTACGCCTCTATGACTCCTCACCTGAGCCATCACCCAAGCCCAGACCCTCGTGACCCTCACTAGACCACCCTTAGACCTAGCCTGGACCCCCTGGCCAGGTCGTGGTTGTTAGAATAGGTGTCCGGCAAGCCAGCTTGTGGCTCAAGCTTTATTGACtataatgtaaaacaatctttattttaataatattttacgattttattcgattatgacattatactttatctgtatacccatgcaagctgcatagataaagtactagaatatacaataggtaccatgaggtctgcgtcgcaacgtaagatcatgaaactcattaggaagtgtaccatatattctaaacaggttcctagtcgaatcagacGCCTAAAACAAGgttaaaggtcgctcgagcttgagactagcatatgtgatgtaaacgtcatgtttcattggcaagggcatggagatgtcaatccacacagatgggtgatcatatgatgatgcactgaacaacctccctcggactgtccaagtggttctcacttatcgagtggaatagtacGCAGTTATGGTTATACACCATTattcctttgacccgggacaatgtaggggctatacgtactagaatgtactttgatccgtttaccgactccattgagggtcatcaggtggcgaggttgggtgtagtttcgaaatacgtatgagcaaatgcattgtggtcgaggattcaccgttcgcctacgtatgaagatatcctatgtgatctgatgagttaatagtgcaaagaGTCTCtagccagagcaagaaatgtgctttagggaaagatgttttcctagttgcacataccatgccactattggtactcaaagataaatcacaacgttatcgaattcatatgcaactctcgatataccaatggttgcaaattcgatcgggatatatgtgttgaaaggaccgtactgtatgctaaccatgactaaaggttcttgcaagcactatcagtgatacctaggggagcatggggcgatgctactagacgctcttaccatgatccgataggTGCAATCAAAAATGAgctctgacattcttgatcaaggagttgatgaaaagaatgaggttaactagggtaaacccgattaagaataaatgttattctgaatcacatggagatgtggacccacggctagctatatccctgaaccattgagggtcacacaagtatcggattctgtgtttccgttgagatagtcaaatttcaaggagttggaatttggcgactatagtttgatggaaatcaaacaagaagcttataaaggagtttatgaacTGATTCTATATGatggaagaaatgaaagttGTCATGATTGCTGAATAaagaaggagagtggaactacctattttgtgaaggagttcactaaaactggaaGCTGCCAAATATAGTAAGTTCTAAATTTGGTAAatgaaattttgatcttcgaaatttttaattttcattatatgaacaagatttatatccttggtacatcggtgctttcggatcgtcgatcagggttataatgagttcggaatcattttttaagtagatttggaatttactaattaaataattgtgctagtagtggtgactactaacatgcataaattcccataaatattttagagtagtctaaaattaaattaactaatgggttagtttataaattaaataatagttatttaatttaatacatatatacatgtatatattttatatgatgatataaaatatgtgtatatgatattattatataatgtattattaaatgttaacaaatacattatatattaattatatgggaGTTTATAATATAATGAGATTAttagagtccttgtgggagagggactcctaattagattaggagtctcactctatatatacacCACTAGGACTCATATTAAACTAACCTAGTTTTTGCacacaaaagaaaaacaaaaactctCCTCCCCTTGATAAAAACTCTCGGCCACcaagaagaaaaaataataaaaattgttgGCCTTTTGGGTTTTCTTCCAATCATTGCATAATCTTCGGATTTTGAAAATTCGGAGATTGCAGTCTCAACGCAAGAATTGTTTGGAATTACTAGTGCAATCCAAACAAAGAATTCagtttctgatcgtggaccCAATTAGACAATCAAAGGAGAAGAGCCGTTCGTAGAATTTACAAGAAGGACTATCTCCGCGTATAaatcggaatagtttggagtccagcgttttaaatgcaaaagtgtgattctaaaacaccctatgaatggttttaaacacacgatgccaaagaacaaaatttttaaacttccgctgcgtcttgggtgcgagaacacGATGTCCCAACAGTGGTTCCCCTTTTGCGCCGCACAACCCTCGGCTGTGTGGGAAGAGCCCCATCGTGCATGGGCTCTTCCTCGGCTGTCGGGCttgagtcctagcgtggctaggactatTCCTCACACCTAGCTGTGTCTAGACCGATCCCTGGTCAAGCCCTGGTTGACCCGTGCGCTGGTTTTCCCCCTAACCATATCCTTGGTGCCCAACATGCAATATTTTCGTTCCACCCCTATCCCCTTCATGTGCAGCCTTTAACCATGACTCGTGTGACTTCTAACACGCTGGAAAATCGTCTCCTCAAGCCACCCTAACATGGTAGCCCCTTAATGCAACAATATCATAGGTTTTGGATCATGAACACATAAGTTCTTGTCATGTTAAagcataaaaatgaaaataaaagcaAGGCCAACAtcttttttcatgcaaacacaATTCAAACACGTAATATGGTGTgttagatgagaaaaaagagatttATGACGTGCTTTGCGTAGTTTACGCACAACAAATAAGTTGAGATGCGGAGAACGGCGACGAACGGAccccttgtttgattttctACCAAGAAAACGTGATTTTCCTCCTTCAAAGCttcgtgtgtgcgtgtgtggtGGCTGCTAGGAGtccttgtgtgtgtgtgtgtgagggGAGAGGGGCGTGTAGTATGTGGGTTATGGGGTAGGGTTTAGgctttttattttgattaaaacACATGGTGTAAGACTAGACCCATTAGTCTAGtatattaggcccattaagccattaagaaatatttaaaatattttgtttaggaaatattgtgaaaatattagccgagttctcaaaaagttcatattttcgtcgaaaatcgaataccgttaaaaattacggctcggcgtataaaatcacctcaaaacaccttattctcaaaaatatcatatagcataaaccttattttaaataattaaaaacaattgtttagtaaaaatattttccctttttcagccctcgatctccgttcctcgatcgcatctcgaataatctttaaaaatattgttttatgaaTTCTTCCAATAAaccctatttttaaacatgtaatcatacatatcataattaattcatgctattaaatcatttaattagtcattttccattttctttagatttgaatgcagttggattacgtcatcttattttcggaccttacaattcctacctcccttaaataaaattttgttctcGAAATTAGACTTACGGAATAACTCTGGGTAGTGACTTTTCATGTCCATCTCGGTTTCTCAAGTAGCTTAttcctccgagtgatttagccacttgaccttgatcATTGGTATGATTTTGTTTCGGAGTCTTCCTTCTTGCATAGCCAAGATTTGTatgggtctttcctcatatgtcATATTCGGAGTCAACTGCAGTGGCTCAttatttagtacatgtgaagggtttGACATGTAATTACGCAGCATCAAGATGTAGAATACGTTGTGTACTCTGGCTAGCATcggtggcaacgccactctataggctagtgtTTTAAttttctccaaaatctcaaatggccctatgaacctcggactaagctttcCTTTCTTGTCAAATCTCATATCACCCTTCAAGGGTGCtactttcacaaatacatggtcgcccactgcaaactccaaCTCTCTTTGATGCTTGTCGGCAtagctcttttgtcggctttgtgcagtcttaaTCCTATCCcgaattttgactactagctccGTTGTTTGCTTGATCAAGTCCGAACTAAATTCTCCTCGTTCGCCAACCTCATCCCAATGTATGggtgatctacatttccttccatatagtgtctcgtagggagccattcctatagatgattgataactattgttataggtgaactccactagaggtaacttaggttcccaacttccttgaaaatcaatcacacaagctcggagtagatcctccaaaatttgaatcaccctTTTTGACTGGCCATCGGTTCGAGgatgaaatgttgtactgaataataatttaGTCCTCATcgctgcatgcaaactcttccataAATATGAAGTAAATCTCGAATCTTTGTCAGAAACgatagacactggaatcccatgcagtcaaactatctctcgaatatacaactcggcatactgtgtcatggtgaatgtcgtcttgatATGTAGAAAATGTGcagatttcgtaagacgatcatctataacccaaatggcattgtaTCTCTTTATAGTCCTCGGCAAttccacaacaaagtccatagtgatattttcccattttcacttgggaatagggagtggcttaagctttcTCGCTAGCCTCTGATGCTtggctttaacttgttgacatgtcaaacattCGAATACAAATCGAAGCATATCTTGTTTCATGcgcggccaccaatacaataattgaagatccttgtacatcttcgtgtTTCCAAGACGAATGGAATATGGCGTGTCATGAGCTTCTCTCATAATGACCTCCCTCAAAGAATCGCCACTAGGAACCCAAAGTCGATATCGAtatcgaactataccatccacctcataATACAGCTTCCGGTCTTTTGCTTCATCTCTCACTCTCCACATTTGCAATTGTTCATCAGAAGACTGTCCCTCACGGATTCTATCTTTCAAAGTTGACTATACTGTCATGGTGGCAAGATTATGGGCCTCGCCCGTAGCATATACTGCAAGCTCGAATagttgtatctcggactgcagtGGCCTCCGAAGTGATAATTGGGTAATGACTGCTGTCTTTCTGCTCAGTGCGTCtgctactacattagcttttcccagatggtagctaatgtcacagtcgtagtcttttaccaattcTAGCCATCTTTGTTGTCTAATATTgaattctttttgggtgaagaagtatttcaaacttttatggtcggtgaaaatcttgcacttctcttcatacaaataatgtctccaaatctttagtgcaaataccactgcggcgagctcaagatcatgtgtggggtaattcttctcatgtacCTTCAACTGCTAGACGCATatgctataactcggtcattttacATCAGAAGTGCACCCAAACCAAGTTTCAAAGCGTctgtataaagaacatactctccttgccctgatggcattgATAATATTGGTGTTGAAATcaaagcttgcttcaacttgtcaaaactttcttggcactcggatccccatataaactttgcaatcttctttgtcaaggcggtcatgggtaccgcaatagatgagaatccttgaataaacTTTCGGTAATAGACAGCTAGTCCCAATAAACTATGGATCTCGGTTACTCTCTTAGGTATGGGCCATTCTTTtactgcctcaactttgcttggatcaacctccactccatctctagaaatgatgtggcctaaaaacgccactctctcgagccaaaactcgcacttgctgaactttgcgTATAATTTCCTATCTTTTAGTACTTGCAGTTCTGTCCTCAAATgccgactatgctcctctttactctttgaatatatcaaaatttcatcaatgaagactataacaaATTGATACAGATACGGCTGAATTACGTGATTtttgagatccatgaagatcgctggcgcattggtcaacccaaatggcatgaccatatactcataatgcccatatcgaGTCCTTAACGCTGTCTTATGAATATCGGACTCTttaactttca
Proteins encoded:
- the LOC140959274 gene encoding uncharacterized protein yields the protein MWRVRDEAKDRKLYYEVDGIVRYRYRLWVPSGDSLREVIMREAHDTPYSIRLGNTKMYKDLQLLKCRSPIHWDEVGERGEFSSDLIKQTTELVVKIRDRIKTAQSRQKSYADKHQRELEFAVGDHVFVKVAPLKGDMRFDKKGKLSPRFIGPFEILEKIKTLAYRVALPPMLARVHNVFYILMLRNYMSNPSHVLNNEPLQLTPNMTYEERPIQILAMQEGRLRNKIIPMIKVKWLNHSEE